The genomic window AGGGCCCATATATTTAAGGCAGCCATCCGTTATAATCTAGCCGGCACGGTCAATAATAATCCCGACGGCTCTGTTTCATTTACGCTCCAAGGGGATTCACAGGGGGTCAAAAAAACCCTTAAAGAAGTGGGTGAAGGCTCCAAACACTCGCAGGTCTCCGAAGTAACCAGCCAGCCCTCGGAACTGATTACAGGTATGAACACCTTTACCGTTTACGGGTGGACATCCCATACCAGAGATATTTCCACCCCTTATAATCTAGTATTCACCCTCCGATCTGATGACTCCCTAATCTCCGAAAAAAATGCCAAAAAAGTCTATTATCAAATCCTCGAAAATACACTCCAAGGCGAGGATAAGGACAAAATCAAAAAACACCGTCTTTAACCCGACTTCCGCTACTGGCGGTGAAAAACGGTTTTTTTGGGGTGAATTTTGGGGATAATATTTTGTAAGTCATTGATGTTGAGGGGAGGCATTTTTGAAAAGGGCGTGTAGTGGCGACCTACCCCCTATTCAATGCGGATAAAAGCCGTTAATATGGGCTGATGTATTTGA from Verrucomicrobiota bacterium includes these protein-coding regions:
- a CDS encoding acylphosphatase gives rise to the protein MMRPVILLIFCLFLPLSPLLNAREIKLSAVTGTATGDVQKVGFRAHIFKAAIRYNLAGTVNNNPDGSVSFTLQGDSQGVKKTLKEVGEGSKHSQVSEVTSQPSELITGMNTFTVYGWTSHTRDISTPYNLVFTLRSDDSLISEKNAKKVYYQILENTLQGEDKDKIKKHRL